The genomic region GATCGGGGCGGTGATCGTCGGACGCTCGCCGCACACCGCGCACGCCGGGTCTCGGGGGATGCGGAAGCTCTTGAACTCGAGCGCGAGCGCGTCGTAGACCAAGAGCCGGCCGACCAACGGCTCGCCGATGCCCAGCAGGAGCTTCAGCACCTCGGTCGCCTGCAAAATGCCGATCACGCCCGGCAACACGCCCAGCACGCCGGCCTCGGCGCAGTTGGGCGCGAGCTCGGGCGGCGGCGGCTCGGGGAACAGGCACCGGTAACAGGGCCCGCGCCGCGCGTCGAACACGGCCACCTGGCCCTCGAAGCGCATCACGCTGCCCGAGACCAGCGGCTTCTTCTGCCACACGCACACGTCGCTCGCGAGATAGCGGCTGGGGAAGGTGTCGGTGCCGTCGAGCACCACGTCGTAGCCGGCGAAGATCTCGCGCGCGTTCGCGGCCTCGAGCTTGACCTCGTGCAGCGTCACCTTCACGTCGGGGTTCAGCGCGCGCAGCCGGTGCGCCGCGACTTCGGTCTTGAGTGACCCGACGTCGTCGGTCGTGTACAGCACCTGGCGCTGCAGGTTCGACACGTCGACCGCGTCGAAGTCCACCAGTCCCAAGTGACCCACGCCCGCCGCGGCGAGATACAGCGCCGCGGGAGAGCCGAGCCCGCCGGCGCCGATCAGGAGCACGCTCGACGAGAGCAGCTTCTCCTGGCCTGCGGGCCCCACGCCGTCGAGCAGCAGGTGTCGCTTGTAGCGCTCCATCTGCTCGGAACCGAGACGGGACATGACTGAAAAGGTAGCGCGCCTACCCGCCGGCTGCTTTCGAGGTGTGTTGCGCGATCGTCTCGAGCAGGGCCAGCCGT from Myxococcota bacterium harbors:
- the moeB gene encoding molybdopterin-synthase adenylyltransferase MoeB; amino-acid sequence: MSRLGSEQMERYKRHLLLDGVGPAGQEKLLSSSVLLIGAGGLGSPAALYLAAAGVGHLGLVDFDAVDVSNLQRQVLYTTDDVGSLKTEVAAHRLRALNPDVKVTLHEVKLEAANAREIFAGYDVVLDGTDTFPSRYLASDVCVWQKKPLVSGSVMRFEGQVAVFDARRGPCYRCLFPEPPPPELAPNCAEAGVLGVLPGVIGILQATEVLKLLLGIGEPLVGRLLVYDALALEFKSFRIPRDPACAVCGERPTITAPIDYAAFCASRAAPEAKVPELGPRALQARLDAGDDLLLLDVREPFEAEIARIPGARLLPLGQLEAQLSELDAWRARDVVVHCRTGGRSRRACELLRSKGFERVSNLAGGIEAWAVEVDPDMKRY